The proteins below come from a single Oxyura jamaicensis isolate SHBP4307 breed ruddy duck chromosome 1, BPBGC_Ojam_1.0, whole genome shotgun sequence genomic window:
- the ITIH2 gene encoding inter-alpha-trypsin inhibitor heavy chain H2, giving the protein MKHLVCLMVLFLISEVGSFDLVIDEIPDEVENLIDVEIEGFPPVSKTRNGRYQRSTSDWGYVEDLVEDDDKIGLYSYKVQSTITSRLANTMIQAKMVNNAKRSQHIVFDVQVPKGAFIDNFTMDVNGITFTSSIREKSEARRMYSQAKAKGKAAGIVRSNALDMENFKTEVNVPPGTRIQFELHYQEMIRRKLSSYEHVISMKPGRLAKHMEVDVRIIEPQGLRYVHVPNSLGDHFDGITTISKGEKKAHVSFKPTMAQQRKCPTCSSTAVDGNFVVQYDVNRENTGGELEIFNGYFIHFFAPENLDPLPKNILFVIDVSGSMWGLKMKQTIEAMKAILSELRAADQFSLIDFNHNVRCWRDNLVSATPAQVEDAKKYIQTIHPNGGTNINEALLRATFILNEAQNLGMLDPNSVSMIVLVSDGDPTVGELKLTTIQKNVKQSIKDEFSLFCLGIGFDVDYDFLQRIATDNRGMAQRIFGNQETSAQMKKFYNQVSTPLLKKIQFNYPQESVSDVTQSSFHNYFGGSEIVVAGKVDTDNLQHLESIVTATAANAELVMETLRDVEELDGFMKKDKYADPEFTKKLWAYLTVNQMLAERNTAPTAALKRNITKSILQMSLDHHIVTPFTAMLIENSEKDEIMLADQPKDPRRGCCSGTLGLTPNAPNNNKGIPAWANVTAVPVSFMPEQRSPPVSAVSINRVDNDPHFIIYLPKSQRNICFNINSEPGDILNLVSDRGTGVVVNGQLIGAKKAENKKLNTYFGKIGFYFKNKGLKVEINTETITLKDGSYSIALTWSDTGHIIRKQLLISVKKESNITITVGEEMSFMVLLHRVWKNHPVNVDFLGIYIPPENQLSPEAHGLIGQFASEPEVYIHHQRPGQIPEKPQATMEVKGNKLTVTRGLQKDYRTDRVFGTNVQCWFVHNSGKGFIDGHYKDYLVPHLYSFLKKP; this is encoded by the exons atgaagcaccTGGTCTGCTTAATGGTTTTGTTCCTCATTTCTGAAGTAGGAAGCTTTGACCTCGTTATCGACGAAATCCCAGAT GAAGTGGAAAACCTGATTGACGTGGAAATCGAGGGATTCCCTCCAGTCTCCAAGACAAGAAATGGCAGGTACCAG agaagCACATCCGACTGGGGATATGTTGAAGATCTG GTGGAGGACGATGACAAGATAGGTCTTTACAGCTACAAAGTCCAATCCACTATAACCTCACGGTTGGCCAACACTATGATCCAAGCCAAAATGGTGAATAATGCAAAACGGTCCCAGCACATAGTGTTTGATGTACAAGTTCCCAAAGGAGCCTTTATTGACAACTTTACTAT GGATGTCAATGGTATAACATTTACCAGTTCTATTCGAGAAAAATCTGAAGCCAGAAGAATGTACTCTCAAGCAAAAGCCAAAGGCAAAGCTGCTGGAATAGTGAG GAGCAATGCCTTGGATATGGAAAACTTCAAAACCGAAGTGAATGTGCCTCCAGGAACGAGGATCCAGTTTGAACTTCATTATCAGGAAATGATTCGAAGGAAACTGAGCTCCTATGAGCATGTTATCTCCATGAAGCCAGGACGCTTGGCAAAACACATGGAG GTGGATGTCCGCATTATTGAGCCTCAGGGACTTCGCTATGTACATGTTCCCAATTCCCTCGGAGATCATTTTGATGGAATCACCACCATCTccaagggagagaaaaag GCACATGTTTCTTTCAAGCCAACGATGGCTCAACAACGAAAATGCCCCACGTGCTCTTCCACAGCAGTAGATGGAAATTTTGTGGTACAGTATGATGTGAACAGAGAAAACACGGGTGGAGAATTAGAA atttttaatGGCTACTTTATTCACTTTTTTGCTCCGGAAAATCTTGATCCTCTGcccaaaaacattttgtttgttataGACGTCAGTGGCTCGATGTGGggactgaaaatgaaacaa ACCATCGAGGCCATGAAGGCAATACTGAGTGAGCTCCGTGCTGCCGATCAGTTTTCTCTTATTGACTTCAACCACAACGTCCGTTGCTGGAGAGATAATTTAGTCTCAGCCACCCCAGCACAGGTTGAAGATGCTAAGAAGTACATCCAGACAATCCATCCCAACGGGG GCACAAATATCAATGAAGCTCTTCTCCGAGCCACGTTCATCCTGAACGAAGCCCAAAACTTAGGCATGTTGGACCCTAACTCAGTCTCCATGATTGTACTGGTCTCCGACGGAGACCCAACAGTAG GTGAGCTCAAGCTGACTACCATCCAGAAGAATGTGAAGCAGAGCATAAAGGATGAATTCTCCCTCTTCTGCCTCGGGATTGGGTTTGATGTAGATTATGATTTCCTGCAGAGAATTGCAACTGACAACCGTGGCATGGCCCAGAGGATTTTTGGGAATCAGGAGACCTCTGCCCAAATGAAG AAATTCTACAACCAGGTCTCCACCCCACTCTTGAAGAAGATTCAGTTCAACTACCCACAGGAGTCAGTGTCAGATGTCACCCAGAGCAGCTTCCACAACTACTTTGGTGGCTCAGAGATTGTGGTGGCTGGGAAGGTGGACACAGATAACCTGCAGCACTTGGAAAGCATCGTCACAGCGACAGCA GCAAATGCAGAGCTTGTCATGGAAACCCTGCGAGATGTTGAAGAGCTGGATGGTTTCATGAAGAAAGACAAGTATGCAGATCCTGAATTCACTAAGAAGCTGTGGGCCTATCTGACTGTCAACCAGATGCTGGCAGAGAG AAACACAGCCCCCACTGCAGCTTTGAAGAGGAACATCACCAAATCCATCCTGCAGATGTCCCTTGACCATCATATTGTCACCCCCTTCACAGCCATGCTGATAGAGAACTCTGAAAAAGATGAGATAATGCTGGCAGACCAGCCCAAAGACCCCAGAAGGGGCTGCTGCTCAG GCACTTTGGGATTAACTCCAAATGCACCgaataataataaaggtatCCCAGCCTGGGCCAATGTCACAGCTGTACCAGTCAGCTTCATGCCTGAGCAAAGGAGTCCTCCAGTGTCTGCTGTGAGCATAAACAGAG tggaCAACGACCCACATTTCATCATATACCTGCCCAAGAGCCAGAGGAACATCTGCTTTAATATCAACTCAGAGCCTGGAGATATCCTCAACTTGGTTTCTGATCGTGGTACTG GAGTTGTTGTCAATGGGCAGCTAATTGGGGCCAAGAAGGCAGAGAATAAGAAACTCAACACCTACTTCGGCAAAATTGGGttctatttcaaaaacaaaggcCTGAAAGTGGAGATCAACACAGAAACAATAACACTGAAGGATGGATCTTACAGCATCGCACTGACCTGGTCTGACACAGGACACATCATTCGGAAACA ACTTCTCATATCGGTGAAGAAGGAAAGCAACATCACTATCACCGTGGGCGAGGAAATGTCCTTCATGGTTCTGCTGCACCGTGTGTGGAAGAATCACCCAGTTAACGTTGACTTCCTGGGAATCTACATCCCCCCTGAAAACCAGTTGTCTCCTGAAGCACATGGGCTGATAG GTCAGTTTGCATCTGAACCAGAAGTGTATATCCACCACCAAAGGCCTGGACAAATTCCAGAGAAACCACAAGCCACCATGGAAGTGAAAGGAAACAAGCTCACTGTTACCAG GGGACTGCAGAAGGACTACAGGACAGACCGCGTGTTTGGGACTAACGTGCAGTGCTGGTTCGTGCACAACAGCGGGAAAGGTTTCATAGATGGGCATTACAAAGATTACCTCGTCCCCCACCTGTACAGCTTTTTGAAGAAACCCTGA